A window from Chaetodon trifascialis isolate fChaTrf1 chromosome 5, fChaTrf1.hap1, whole genome shotgun sequence encodes these proteins:
- the nanos1 gene encoding nanos homolog 1, translated as MDFLNHNYLNARSPYDYTFNFWNDYLGLTTLVTKNNKLSMPQNPNSITESLKATLGLDDSPACPCVIAGGVGESGHMDCCCPSGSPPPASILDLKERFSILSPFQNQLGVQPEREVGFGGSFAGFDLFGMERKMRKPASRSKQEPKICVFCRNNGAPEEVYGSHVLKTPDGRVVCPILRAYTCPLCSANGDNAHTIKYCPLSKDQPSQRPLKGGRAVGGKRMKIF; from the coding sequence ATGGATTTTCTCAATCACAACTATTTGAATGCGCGCAGTCCATATGACTACACTTTTAATTTCTGGAACGACTATCTCGGCCTGACGACTTTGGTTACGAAAAACAATAAGCTCAGCATGCCACAGAACCCCAACTCCATCACCGAGTCCCTGAAAGCGACCCTGGGCTTGGACGATTCTCCGGCGTGTCCGTGCGTAATCGCGGGCGGCGTTGGTGAGAGCGGGCACATGGACTGCTGCTGCCCGTCCGGGAGCCCCCCGCCCGCCTCCATCCTAGACTTGAAGGAGCGTTTCTCGATTCTGAGTCCCTTCCAGAACCAGCTCGGTGTCCAGCCGGAGCGAGAGGTGGGCTTCGGTGGGAGCTTCGCGGGGTTCGATCTGTTCGGCATGGAGAGGAAGATGCGCAAACCCGCGTCCAGGAGCAAGCAGGAGCCCAAAATCTGCGTCTTCTGCCGAAATAACGGAGCGCCCGAGGAGGTGTACGGCTCTCACGTCCTGAAGACCCCGGACGGCAGGGTTGTGTGCCCGATTCTGAGGGCTTATACCTGTCCCCTTTGCAGTGCCAACGGGGACAATGCCCATACGATAAAATACTGTCCACTGTCAAAAGACCAACCATCCCAGCGACCATTAAAGGGAGGGAGGGCTGTGGGTGGTAAGAGGATGAAAATATTCTAA